In Ailuropoda melanoleuca isolate Jingjing chromosome 4, ASM200744v2, whole genome shotgun sequence, the following proteins share a genomic window:
- the ID2 gene encoding DNA-binding protein inhibitor ID-2, which yields MKAFSPVRSVRKNSLSDHSLGISRSKTPVDDPMSLLYNMNDCYSKLKELVPSIPQNRKVSKMEILQHVIDYILDLQIALDSHPTIVSLHHQRPGQSQASRTPLTTLNTDISILSLQASEFPSELMSNDSKALCG from the exons ATGAAAGCCTTCAGTCCAGTGAGGTCCGTTAGGAAAAACAGCCTTTCGGACCACAGCCTGGGCATCTCCCGGAGCAAGACCCCGGTGGACGACCCGATGAGCCTGTTGTACAACATGAACGACTGCTACTCTAAGCTCAAGGAGCTGGTGCCCAGCATCCCCCAGAACAGGAAGGTGAGCAAGATGGAAATCCTGCAGCACGTCATCGACTACATCTTGGACCTGCAGATCGCCCTGGACTCGCACCCCACTATTGTCAGCCTGCACCACCAGCGACCTGGGCAGAGCCAGGCGTCCAGGACGCCGCTGACCACCCTAAACACGGACATCAGCATCCTGTCCTTGCAG GCTTCTGAATTCCCTTCTGAGTTAATGTCAAATGACAGCAAAGCGCTCTGTGGCTGA